A genome region from Trachemys scripta elegans isolate TJP31775 chromosome 2, CAS_Tse_1.0, whole genome shotgun sequence includes the following:
- the LOC117873918 gene encoding C-type lectin domain family 18 member A-like, whose protein sequence is MVSSEADTYYGAKIKCQEKGARLAQITNQKVQDILAFYLGRLEPTNEVTEPDFETRNFWIGLTYKTSKDLFRWDTGAQHSFTSFAFGQPDSQRFGNCVELQASAAFNWNDQRCKTRNRYICQFAQEHISLWQPEP, encoded by the exons ATGGTTTCCTCTGAGGCAGACACGTACTATGGAGCCAAAATAAAATGCCAG GAGAAAGGAGCCAGGCTGGCCCAGATCACAAATCAGAAAGTGCAGGACattctggccttttacctggggCGTTTGGAACCCACCAATGAGGTGACAGAGCCGGATTTTGAGACCCGGAACTTCTGGATTG GTTTGACCTATAAAACATCCAAGGATTTGTTCCGCTGGGACACCGGCGCCCAGCACTCCTTCACCAGCTTCGCGTTCGGCCAGCCAGACAGCCAGCG GTTTGGGAACTGTGTtgagctccaggcatcagccgcCTTCAACTGGAATGACCAGCGCTGCAAGACGCGAAACCGCTACATCTGCCAGTTTG CTCAGGAACACATCTCCCtgtggcagccggagccctga